The window TTCACTGGCATAACGGACACAGTTCGACTCGCTGGAGTCGGTACCGGCACGCCCGATGCCTGCCATCGGCGCGGCCAGCACGTAATGGCGCGGCTCTGGGTCGGGGCGTAGCGCAGCCTGGTAGCGTATTACAGTGGGTGCGTGGGGGTCGCAGGTTCGAATCCTGTCGCCCAGACCAAACACCGGCCATACCCCCGAGCGATCAGCTCCGGCGGATCTCGGCACGCATGAGTTCGGCGTCCTTCAAAGAATAGTAGAGCCAGATACGGCCGTCCTCGATGATCACTGACGCCGCAAAGGCGATGTCGGTCGCGGTGCGGTCCTCGACCGGCGGCGGCGTGATCAGCGGCTGGATCCCGCGCGCGACCACCTTGGTGCAATTGCGGTCGAACGCCGCCCAGCCGATCCGCCAGCGCGCATCGCGCGTCGCGCCGTTGTAGAACATCACCGGCATGTCGGCGTCGTCGAGCAGCATTGGCCCGGTCGATAAATGCCAATTGTCCCAGCTTTCCTCGCGCGGGCAGAAGGGCGCCGGCCGCTCTTTCCATGGCCCAGCGACACCCACGCCGCGCGCGAGCCCGATCAGCGAAGCGTCGTCCTCGGCATATTCGTAGAACAGCCGCCAGTGACCGTCGGCGGTCCGCATCACCGTCGCCTCTTTGGTGTTGCCCTTGGTCTTCGATGAGGCCAACGCGACCCCCATTTTCTTGAGTTCGCCGATCGACGGCCCCGCCGCGTAGAGCATCTGGCCCGTCGCGAAATCGTCCTCGACGCCCGTATAGTAGACGACGTAGCTGCCGTCCTCCATGCAAAGGGGGGTCGGATCCTCACAGCCTCCGAAGTCGATCGGGTCGGGACCGGGCGTGATCGCGGGTTCGTCGGCCATGACGAAATGGACGCCGTCCTCGCTTCGCCCGTGCCAGATCACGCCGGTGTCGGTGAGCGGCGCGCCCATCCTTAGCCGCGCACGGATCAACATCTCGTAGCCGCCCTCGGCCGCCCAGACATAGGGGCTCATATAGGCGCGCTCGGTCAGCGCCGGCGGGCCTTCAAGCGTCACCCGCTCGAGCCGCTCGACGTTGAAGTCGAGGATGACCGGATTGGAGGTGACCTGCTCGCGGTGCATCAGGCGCCCTGCCCCAGCACCAGCGACAGGCCGCCATCCATCACGACCGACGCCCCGGTGACATAGCCCGCGGCGGGCGAGGCGAGCCACAAAGCCAGCCCGGCGACCTCCTCGGGCGTGCCCGCGCGGCCGACGGGGATCGCGGCCTCAAGCGATCGACGATACTCGGCGTCGGCGACCGCGCGCGGGTTCATCGGCGTCAGGATCATCCCCGGCGAGATCGCGTTGACGCGGATGCCGTTCGCCGCCTCCTCGAGCGCCATCGTCTCGGTCAGCCGCTTCAGCCCGCCCTTCGCCGCGCAATAATCCGCCGCGCCCGCGCGCACGGCTTTCGCGTGGATCGACGAGATGTTGACGATCGCTCCGCTGCGCCCGGCCGCGTGAAGGGCACGGACGAAGCGGCGCGAGGTCAGGAAGGCGCCGGTCAGGTCGGTCGCAATCAGCCGCTCCCACTGCACCAGCTCCATGTCAGCGACGTGAATGCCGCTCTCGTTCAACCCGGCCGAGTTGATCAGCACATCGGCGATGCCAAGTGCGTCCTCGACCCGCTCGAAAGCGCCGGCGACCGAAGACTCGTCGCGCACGTCGCATTGAATGGTGACGCCGGACCCGCCCGCCGCCTCGATCTCGCCGAGGCGCTCGCGGGCCGCCTGGTCGTCGTTATGAAACAGCAGGGCGACTGCGTAACCCGCATGCCCGAAGCCAAGCGCGCAGGCGCCGCCGATGCCCGATTCCGCGCCAGTAATCACAACCGCATCGTCGCGTGAAGCCATGACTCTCAGAATGATCAGAGTGATGTGAAAGTTTCCGCTGTCCTACACAAAACCAAACGGGTTATTACTACGAATCATAGCGAACCGAGAGAATAAGAATTCCAAAAGCCCTTTTTCCTCTGGAGCGAAGATACGACTGGACCGGTAGGCTGTCAAACGTGCACGGTGTCGGGCCGGAATCGGTGATCGGGCTGTCGGGCGACTGGGTTCGCCAAGTACCGGGGCATTATGCGGCTTCGTCATGACCAAACCTTATCAAAACCAAAAATCTTACGCCGAGTGTTGGACGAACGCTGAGACTTACCCGGTAAGGAGCAAAACCGGTTGGGCGCCCTCGTCGGCTCGCCTCACGCCTCACCTACAAAATCTGAGTATGAGTGCATAGCATCCCACTAACCCACGCCGACAATCTGGTCACACGGCCAGATGCTCGAACACCTATGCCCAGCTAGAATGACTGTGCCACGCTGGCAAGCGCAGCGTAAGTCACCGTTTTCCTTACCAAAAGGTATTATTCGCAAACCAGATTACCGGATGGCATGCGTTTGCTGAGGTAGGGTAGAGAGACACGGCAACTCGCTATATTTGTCAAAAAAGGTGCCGGTAAGCTTTACGCCTCCGGTGGTAATACTTACTGACAATGTAGTCTCACCGTGGCGCGCGCCGCGATCGGGTGTTTAATCTCGCGGAACACCCGCAGCAGGGCCGGATAGGTGGGCAGGGTGTTCCGAGTGATGTCGTCGTTCACGGTGAGGCGAAACCCGGTCAGGCGAGCGAGCATCCGGTAACCGGACACCGTCGAGGGCGAGAAGTAGTTCATCCGCCCATAGAAACGCGAAATATCTCGGGCATAACACAGGAGCCAGGGGCCGAGCCACGGTGCCGTCAATGCCCGCGGGACGAAATCCGATAGCGCCAACCGCCCGCCCGGCGCCAATACGCGCCAAGCCTCCCGGAAGAACTCCAGACGACTCGCGAAATGAAAGATGCACTCGACGGCCACCACCACCTGGAAGCTGCCATCGCCATAGGGCAGCTTGCAGGCATCGGCGGCTACGAGACTCACGCCGTTGC is drawn from Pseudomonadota bacterium and contains these coding sequences:
- a CDS encoding glycosidase, which produces MHREQVTSNPVILDFNVERLERVTLEGPPALTERAYMSPYVWAAEGGYEMLIRARLRMGAPLTDTGVIWHGRSEDGVHFVMADEPAITPGPDPIDFGGCEDPTPLCMEDGSYVVYYTGVEDDFATGQMLYAAGPSIGELKKMGVALASSKTKGNTKEATVMRTADGHWRLFYEYAEDDASLIGLARGVGVAGPWKERPAPFCPREESWDNWHLSTGPMLLDDADMPVMFYNGATRDARWRIGWAAFDRNCTKVVARGIQPLITPPPVEDRTATDIAFAASVIIEDGRIWLYYSLKDAELMRAEIRRS
- a CDS encoding SDR family oxidoreductase, translating into MASRDDAVVITGAESGIGGACALGFGHAGYAVALLFHNDDQAARERLGEIEAAGGSGVTIQCDVRDESSVAGAFERVEDALGIADVLINSAGLNESGIHVADMELVQWERLIATDLTGAFLTSRRFVRALHAAGRSGAIVNISSIHAKAVRAGAADYCAAKGGLKRLTETMALEEAANGIRVNAISPGMILTPMNPRAVADAEYRRSLEAAIPVGRAGTPEEVAGLALWLASPAAGYVTGASVVMDGGLSLVLGQGA
- a CDS encoding methyltransferase domain-containing protein, with the protein product MGRPLRLPYLDQILGALAHSPDPPACPLLRALGTRHGHWGYYRDPEAADDSLEGLAAAQEALSERLLCLADVGNGQRILEVGCGLGGTLALLDGRYTDLTLHGLNIDPRQIAEARRFLTPRHGNGVSLVAADACKLPYGDGSFQVVVAVECIFHFASRLEFFREAWRVLAPGGRLALSDFVPRALTAPWLGPWLLCYARDISRFYGRMNYFSPSTVSGYRMLARLTGFRLTVNDDITRNTLPTYPALLRVFREIKHPIAARATVRLHCQ